In Fervidobacterium nodosum Rt17-B1, one genomic interval encodes:
- the dprA gene encoding DNA-processing protein DprA — translation MEKAEIVAIHKICKKKLEDIDELISYNKSDFLITPEQIKEFNDLVHKLEMRLSKGDISLITYWDEEYPEELRHIPDPPVFIFAKGNVEFLSYDLFAVVGTRKMTNYGKQVTEMFSTDLSKHFVIVSGMAYGVDSIAHATALRNLRPTIAVLGCGVDYIYPKSNERLYQEIIKNGCVISEYLPWEKPQKYTFVARNRIISGVSKGVLVTEAGTDSGALITAKFGVEQGKDIFAVPGDIFKSTSTGTNYLIKNGAFLVTHPSEILEYYGFKEHRKIIELNYDEKLLLEALETNLNPEQLSEKISKPLSEILLLLTIMELKGLVYRVEDGTYARAI, via the coding sequence ATGGAAAAAGCAGAAATAGTAGCTATTCATAAAATTTGTAAGAAAAAGCTTGAAGATATCGACGAATTAATTTCTTATAACAAGAGTGACTTTTTAATTACCCCAGAGCAAATTAAAGAGTTCAATGATTTAGTTCACAAACTTGAAATGAGATTATCAAAGGGTGATATTTCCTTAATTACTTACTGGGATGAAGAATATCCGGAGGAGCTTAGGCATATTCCAGATCCTCCGGTTTTTATATTCGCAAAGGGAAATGTTGAATTTTTATCATACGATTTGTTTGCCGTAGTTGGGACACGCAAGATGACCAATTACGGTAAACAAGTTACGGAAATGTTCTCAACAGATTTATCAAAACACTTTGTGATTGTGAGTGGCATGGCTTATGGGGTTGATAGTATCGCACACGCAACAGCTTTGAGAAACTTAAGACCAACAATAGCTGTCTTAGGATGCGGTGTAGATTACATATACCCAAAATCAAACGAAAGACTTTACCAAGAAATTATAAAAAATGGTTGCGTTATAAGTGAATATTTACCATGGGAAAAACCTCAAAAATATACATTTGTAGCAAGAAATAGAATTATTTCCGGTGTTTCAAAGGGTGTTTTGGTAACGGAAGCGGGAACGGATAGTGGCGCATTGATAACCGCAAAATTTGGTGTAGAACAGGGTAAAGATATATTTGCAGTTCCGGGTGATATATTCAAATCAACAAGTACAGGTACAAATTATTTAATCAAAAATGGTGCTTTTCTTGTAACACATCCATCTGAAATTTTGGAATATTATGGATTTAAAGAACATCGAAAAATCATAGAGTTGAATTATGACGAAAAATTACTACTCGAAGCTTTGGAAACAAACTTAAATCCTGAACAATTATCAGAAAAGATTTCAAAACCACTTTCGGAAATTTTGCTTTTACTCACAATTATGGAATTAAAAGGGCTTGTTTACAGAGTCGAAGACGGTACTTACGCAAGAGCAATATAG
- a CDS encoding RnfABCDGE type electron transport complex subunit B: protein MVVVYSAILLGGIGFAFGLFLSYVSEKFKVEEDPTVKLILEALPGINCGACGYPGCEGYAKAIAKGDKPDKCLPGKKNGVEEKIKEILANKK from the coding sequence GTGGTGGTCGTTTATTCAGCTATTTTACTTGGTGGTATAGGCTTTGCATTTGGTCTTTTCTTATCTTATGTTAGTGAAAAGTTCAAAGTAGAGGAGGATCCTACTGTTAAACTAATCTTAGAAGCATTACCAGGTATAAATTGTGGCGCATGTGGATATCCTGGCTGTGAAGGTTACGCAAAGGCTATCGCAAAAGGAGATAAGCCTGACAAATGTTTGCCTGGTAAGAAAAATGGCGTAGAAGAAAAAATCAAAGAAATACTGGCAAACAAAAAGTAA
- a CDS encoding DDE-type integrase/transposase/recombinase: MTNIQLKCPHCGSSNFIKNGHDKFKNQIFFCKDCKRYFKLSFTKKHKLFSFPYPRCVHCNHVMEIYKIRRYFVRFRCRKCNFKTSVPLSLPQPVPFNFHPFKFFRFPIYIVLKAFILYFKYNLSLRAIKACLNINVSHVAIYKWIIKLSSVISLFEFENVFKVHGDETVIVFRDKKYYVWLLVEHGTNLIVAWHVSRYRDMSQVKILLDKYFSQRKQNTQIELITDGLKAYEIAVKLNFDNVEHREVRLGKNNECESKFSLFKMFVRAKRSFKKFSNIRYYVNGFCVVRNLCKLYENENEMITALASIITTS; the protein is encoded by the coding sequence ATGACTAATATCCAACTCAAATGCCCTCATTGTGGCTCTTCTAACTTCATCAAAAACGGTCATGATAAGTTCAAAAACCAAATCTTCTTTTGCAAAGACTGCAAGCGTTACTTTAAACTTTCTTTCACCAAAAAACACAAACTCTTCTCTTTCCCTTACCCTCGTTGTGTTCATTGTAACCATGTCATGGAAATTTACAAAATCCGCCGTTATTTCGTTCGTTTCAGATGCAGAAAGTGCAACTTCAAAACTTCTGTTCCACTTTCTCTTCCTCAGCCTGTGCCTTTCAACTTTCATCCTTTCAAATTCTTCCGTTTCCCTATCTATATCGTTCTCAAAGCTTTCATCTTGTACTTCAAATACAACCTTTCTCTTCGTGCTATTAAAGCTTGCTTGAATATCAATGTCTCTCATGTTGCTATTTACAAATGGATTATCAAGTTATCTTCTGTTATTTCGCTTTTTGAGTTTGAGAATGTATTTAAAGTTCACGGTGATGAAACAGTTATTGTATTTCGAGACAAAAAGTACTATGTGTGGCTATTAGTTGAGCATGGTACGAATTTAATAGTAGCTTGGCATGTATCAAGATATCGTGATATGTCACAAGTTAAGATATTGTTAGATAAATACTTTAGTCAAAGAAAACAAAACACACAAATAGAGTTAATAACCGATGGACTAAAAGCGTACGAGATAGCAGTAAAACTAAATTTTGATAATGTTGAGCACAGAGAAGTAAGACTAGGTAAAAACAACGAATGTGAATCGAAATTTTCGTTATTTAAGATGTTTGTTAGAGCGAAAAGGAGCTTCAAGAAATTTAGCAACATACGGTACTATGTAAATGGTTTTTGTGTAGTAAGGAACCTATGCAAGTTATATGAGAACGAAAATGAGATGATTACAGCTTTAGCTTCCATCATCACTACTAGTTAA
- the pelG gene encoding exopolysaccharide Pel transporter PelG, producing MAGIGFELNKLLKRNSFFSEAVAFFYSANISAGPWIISSLTLFLIQVYIPQQNIPFLVSGIIYTFIFSTILFGSVATSVTRYLSDLIYKKEFNNIYKLYTSLVGYAFISSGIFLTLFFLINKISEWQKIILFSYSLIVLSIIWVQVIFISAIRKFSPVILSFLFGGTAGFFLTLYLYKTKNEYYAYAGYNFGLMIILTILQLYIRRYLYLGEEVEKEQKNINPPLFILSIKAYKKQALSGFFTYMAAWVDDFIAWIYFRYSISKGFVFAPQYDIPMFISYLFIIPTLSLFVLNLETEFYFYYRAFYKSIEENRTLNFIRISKNNLDESLYSSTKLVLAVQFSFMLTGLILSDSLADLLRLDSYGSTALKFGIVGAAANGIYLYISLIAHYFDLPGIPLKSSIMAFLINLFLSPLTVKRLPGIGFVIGFIFATIYSFIRFNRIYSNLLMFEFSRNRLKLPKVGVIIHENK from the coding sequence ATGGCAGGGATAGGATTTGAATTAAACAAACTGTTAAAACGAAATTCTTTTTTCTCGGAAGCTGTCGCATTCTTTTATTCTGCAAATATATCTGCAGGACCATGGATAATATCTTCGTTGACACTTTTTCTAATACAAGTTTATATACCTCAACAGAATATTCCATTCCTAGTCTCAGGAATTATTTATACTTTCATTTTTTCAACAATACTTTTTGGAAGCGTTGCAACTTCCGTTACACGTTATTTATCTGATTTGATTTATAAGAAGGAATTTAATAATATATATAAACTTTACACTTCGTTGGTTGGTTATGCGTTTATATCTTCTGGGATATTTCTTACCTTGTTCTTCCTTATCAACAAAATTTCTGAGTGGCAAAAAATTATTCTTTTTTCATATTCTTTGATTGTTCTTTCGATAATTTGGGTTCAAGTCATTTTTATATCCGCTATTAGAAAATTTTCTCCCGTTATTCTAAGTTTTTTATTCGGTGGTACTGCTGGTTTCTTTTTAACTTTGTACCTTTATAAAACCAAAAATGAATATTATGCTTACGCAGGTTACAATTTTGGTTTAATGATTATACTTACAATTCTTCAACTTTACATTCGAAGATATCTTTATTTAGGAGAAGAGGTGGAAAAAGAACAAAAAAATATTAATCCTCCGCTTTTTATACTCTCGATTAAGGCATACAAAAAACAGGCACTATCAGGTTTTTTTACTTATATGGCTGCTTGGGTTGATGATTTTATCGCTTGGATTTATTTCAGATACAGTATTTCAAAAGGTTTTGTATTTGCGCCCCAGTATGATATTCCAATGTTTATCTCATACCTTTTTATAATTCCAACCTTGTCACTTTTCGTTCTAAACTTGGAAACGGAATTTTATTTTTACTATAGAGCTTTTTACAAATCTATCGAAGAAAATCGCACTTTGAACTTTATAAGGATAAGTAAAAATAATTTAGACGAAAGTCTTTATTCTTCAACTAAACTTGTATTAGCGGTTCAATTTTCATTTATGTTAACTGGTCTTATTCTTTCTGATAGTTTAGCTGATTTGTTGAGGCTTGATAGCTACGGCTCAACGGCTTTAAAATTTGGTATTGTTGGTGCTGCTGCAAATGGAATTTATCTTTACATTTCTTTGATAGCGCATTACTTTGACTTGCCTGGTATACCACTTAAATCTTCTATAATGGCCTTTTTGATTAATTTATTTTTATCACCACTCACTGTCAAGCGTTTGCCTGGAATCGGTTTTGTCATTGGTTTTATTTTTGCCACGATATACAGTTTTATTAGATTTAATCGCATTTATTCTAATTTGCTCATGTTTGAGTTTTCAAGAAACAGGCTGAAACTTCCGAAGGTAGGGGTTATAATTCATGAAAACAAATAA